A single region of the Musa acuminata AAA Group cultivar baxijiao chromosome BXJ1-11, Cavendish_Baxijiao_AAA, whole genome shotgun sequence genome encodes:
- the LOC135596893 gene encoding uncharacterized protein LOC135596893 yields MFTSVAMRESIGGVATTTATEMMMVASTRGDLDLNDAPPPAYEYPVMEGLKHAMIQHEMVFKNQVRELHRLYWRQRSLMNEVYWKQYVPMSPHQQPAEKKAGDMRSCLPTVNWMGMKRTSSELHTNSLKSFDLHLPADRSIHDAAKGVTNAFVEGHSSGFGECVLGARHSSGFKAMADDAANPSHSRVTVSSEFCSVSRIWNESGHRLSEKCSHTEHQNERWQEQNIHSNAGLKEHGGFLSADFLTEKQQPKYKLLHIDLNVAQDDEPVDVFPNTVETFPSPSTSSSVVCHGDKLRISRSDKSEKESIVTVQPGLVCLGSENSREKSDNSLPHEARDSYPPSVQASVQSSNVTDNNWNYKEHIADNEVCGSGIRSSEECCKILAERFSRDYNGKTQGRTNGTVLTDFHCAGKKNIDSSAGQISFVAHSDNRKNASISSNNMENSYLHASPRNTSLPPNICGGLEDKETHNEGSDEDTVSSHAIAPDEKHRDELKQCPRGIMHNQLTGDSECTSKKKSVADHAVISNLENSVTTHSDSVMPEGICRKQVPNIEASSHTCIQDKPCNSKALPPKEDLARITKLDNIILKAAEMLLSMSSENPLHSLDQLANHGQAESEFTEGNDQPRSSDSFEIMTLKLPEEVTDVSSICATQIDNETRKDVCGVRLRRGTRLRDFQKDILPGMVSLSRHEICEDLYAIKHEFRKKRSRKVLEDNWLRPVRSRRSSLYNVSKRR; encoded by the exons ATGTTTACATCAGTGGCTATGCGTGAGAGCATTGGTGGTGTGGCGACGACGACGGCGACGGAGATGATGATGGTGGCGTCGACAAGAGGAGATTTGGACCTGAACGACGCGCCACCGCCGGCCTACGAGTACCCCGTGATGGAAGGATTGAAGCACGCCATGATTCAGCATGAGATGGTGTTTAAGAACCAG GTGCGGGAGCTCCATCGACTGTACTGGAGGCAGAGGAGTTTGATGAACGAGGTTTACTGGAAACAGTATGTTCCGATGTCACCCCACCAGCAACCGGCAGAGAAGAAAGCCGGTGACATGCGATCTTGCTTGCCTACG GTGAATTGGATGGGGATGAAGAGAACTTCTTCAGAATTACACACCAACAGTCTCAAGAGCTTTGACCTTCATCTTCCTGCGGATCGAAGTATTCATGATGCTGCCAAAGGGGTCACTAATGCATTCGTGGAAGGACACAGTTCTGGTTTCGGGGAATGTGTTCTTGGTGCAAGGCATTCATCTGGTTTCAAAGCAATGGCAGATGATGCTGCAAATCCGAGTCATTCTCGAGTCACTGTTTCATCTGAATTTTGTTCAGTGAGCAGAATCTGGAATGAGTCTGGTCATAGGCTGTCAGAGAAATGTTCCCATACGGAGCATCAAAATGAGAGATGGCAAGAACAGAACATCCACTCAAATGCTG GATTAAAAGAACATGGAGGCTTTCTTTCTGCTGATTTTCTCACTGAGAAGCAACAACCAAAATACAAACTTTTGCACATTGACCTGAATGTAGCTCAAGATGATGAACCTGTCGATGTTTTTCCAAATACAGTAGAAACATTTCCTTCTCCATCCACAAGTTCATCAGTTGTTTGCCATGGAGATAAATTGAGAATTTCAAGAAGCGATAAGAGTGAAAAAGAATCCATTGTCACGGTTCAGCCTGGTCTTGTTTGTCTTGGTTCAGAAAACTCAAGGGAAAAGAGTGATAACTCTTTGCCTCATGAAGCTAGAGATTCTTATCCTCCTTCAGTGCAAGCATCGGTACAAAGTAGTAATGTTACAGACAATAATTGGAACTACAAAGAACACATTGCTGACAATGAAGTTTGCGGATCTGGCATCAGGAGCTCTGAAGAATGTTGCAAAATTTTGGCGGAAAGATTTTCTAGGGACTACAATGGGAAAACTCAGGGCAGGACTAATGGAACAGTTCTTACAGACTTCCATTGCGCTGGAAAGAAAAATATTGACTCATCAGCTGGTCAGATTAGCTTTGTTGCACATAGTGATAACAGAAAGAATGCCTCAATTTCCAGCAATAATATGGAAAACAGCTACTTACATGCATCTCCCAGGAATACCAGTCTGCCACCAAATATATGCGGAGGATTGGAAGATAAGGAGACACATAACGAAGGGAGTGATGAAGATACTGTTTCAAGTCACGCCATAGCTCCAGATGAAAAGCATCGAGATGAACTTAAACAGTGTCCTCGTGGGATTATGCACAATCAATTAACTGGAGACAGTGAATGTACCTCGAAGAAGAAAAGTGTAGCAGATCATGCAGTTATCTCCAATTTAGAGAATTCTGTAACTACTCACTCGGACTCAGTAATGCCTGAAGGGATTTGCAGGAAACAAGTTCCAAATATTGAAGCCTCCAGCCATACCTGCATACAGGACAAACCATGCAATTCTAAGGCATTACCACCTAAAGAAGATCTAGCTCGAATCACAAAACTGGATAATATTATTTTGAAGGCAGCTGAAATGCTTCTATCTATGTCTTCAGAGAACCCACTACATTCCTTAGATCAATTGGCTAACCATGGGCAGGCAGAATCTGAATTCACTGAAGGCAATGATCAGCCTCGGTCTTCTGATTCTTTTGAAATAATGACTCTCAAGCTGCCGGAGGAGGTCACGGATGTTAGCTCAATCTGTGCTACACAAATCGACAACGAAACAAGGAAGGACGTATGTGGTGTTAGGCTACGTAGGGGAACACGATTACGGGATTTCCAAAAGGATATATTGCCAGGTATGGTCTCTCTTTCTAGGCATGAGATCTGTGAAGATCTTTATGCCATTAAGCATGAGTTTAGGAAGAAGAGATCTCGCAAGGTGCTTGAGGATAATTGGTTGCGTCCCGTAAGGAGTAGGCGCTCGAGTCTCTACAATGTCAGCAAGAGGCGCTGA
- the LOC135596895 gene encoding adenine phosphoribosyltransferase 3-like isoform X2: MACGEDKEQKQDPRIEGIAASIRVVPDFPKKGIEARGFIFGPPIALAIGAKFIPLRKPRKLPGEVISEKYVLEYGTDCLEMHVGAVQPGDHALVVDDLIATGGTLCAAMNLLERAGAEVVECACVIELPELKGREKLNGKPLYILVESR; the protein is encoded by the exons ATGGCGTGCGGCGAGGATAAGGAGCAGAAGCAGGATCCTCGCATTGAAGGAATAGCCGCTTCCATCCGCGTCGTCCCCGACTTCCCCAAGAAAG GAATCGAGGCTAGAGGCTTCATATTTGGTCCCCCAATTGCTTTAGCAATTGGTGCTAAATTTATTCCCTTGAGGAAGCCACGAAAGTTGCCAG GTGAAGTCATTTCAGAAAAGTATGTTCTGGAATATGGAACCGATTGTCTTGAAATGCATGTCGGAGCAGTTCAACCTGGTGACCATGCTTTGGTTGTTGATGATCTGATAGCGACTGGGGGAACACTTTGTGCTGCCATGAACTTACTTG AGCGTGCTGGTGCCGAGGTGGTTGAATGTGCATGTGTTATTGAACTTCCAGAACTCAAG GGTCGCGAAAAGCTAAATGGTAAGCCATTATACATACTGGTGGAGTCCCGTTGA
- the LOC135596892 gene encoding ankyrin repeat-containing protein BDA1-like has protein sequence MDPRLEEAAYAGDLTLLRRLLQEDRLLLHRQAIAAAHLSDSPLHIAASLGHSDLVREILTVNPELAHGRNREGLSALHLAAAQGHLPVVKELLQYAAAARLYLVTDNDGFMPAHTAALRGRLDVLTVLLDACPESARAVTSQGDSILHLTVKSNSFETVQFLLNRTGENDELLNSGDAKGNTVLHLAVARKQLQTVKLLLGRRGIEVNATNMRGDTVLDMLLDSPCQHGDLLLGELIRAAGGRTAAEEGKTQPKSSPSDARASATVASHRSRPNRWHPFRRQARPSKDDCSPPKVWSESKERYNNKPATLMVVATLIATITFEAGLNPPDGFKQKDDGSSSEREAVKLFLLFDMFGLFASLSIILLLICCVPRQQKIVTGILKWILWLAVFSTALAFSIAIVRMFSYQLSTVILLMSWFGILSLFMVWVCFRAIRCLLRKGGCWKKKDEEGESQGGPRRAVAIRTKIVVGVLIIILSGVFSFVNYLVFIYIVNRSIIE, from the exons ATGGATCCGAGACTAGAGGAAGCAGCTTACGCGGGAGACCTCACTTTGTTGCGGCGTTTGCTACAAGAAGACCGGCTCCTGCTCCACAGGCAAGCCATCGCCGCGGCTCACCTGTCGGACAGCCCCCTCCACATCGCTGCATCGCTCGGCCACTCCGACCTGGTCCGGGAGATCCTCACCGTAAACCCGGAGCTCGCGCATGGCCGCAACCGCGAAGGCCTTTCCGCCTTGCACCTGGCCGCTGCCCAAGGCCACTTACCTGTGGTGAAAGAGCTGCTGCAGTACGCAGCCGCTGCCAGACTCTACTTGGTGACAGACAACGATGGCTTCATGCCCGCCCACACTGCAGCCTTACGAGGCAGGCTTGATGTGTTGACTGTGTTACTGGATGCGTGCCCGGAGTCCGCGCGAGCTGTGACATCGCAAGGTGATTCCATCCTTCATCTTACTGTGAAATCAAACAGCTTCGAGACCGTGCAGTTCTTGCTGAACAGAACTGGTGAAAACGATGAGCTGCTCAACTCCGGAGATGCGAAAGGCAACACCGTCCTGCACCTTGCTGTGGCCAGGAAACAGCTCCAG ACCGTGAAGTTGCTTCTGGGAAGGCGAGGTATCGAAGTTAACGCCACAAACATGAGAGGCGACACCGTCCTTGATATGCTATTGGATTCACCCTGCCAACATGGAGATCTATTGTTGGGAGAACTGATTCGGGCAGCAGGTGGAAGAACCGCCGCAGAAGAAGGGAAGACTCAGCCGAAATCGTCACCGAGCGATGCCAGAGCCTCTGCCACTGTCGCGTCACACAGAAGCCGACCAAATCGTTGGCACCCCTTCCGACGCCAGGCTCGACCTTCTAAGGATGACTGCAGCCCCCCAAAAGTATGGTCTGAATCTAAAGAAAGGTACAACAACAAACCAGCAACACTAATGGTGGTGGCGACGTTGATCGCCACCATCACATTCGAAGCTGGGCTGAACCCCCCTGATGGGTTTAAGCAGAAAGATGATGGGAGTTCAAGTGAAAGGGAGGCAGTCAAGTTATTCCTACTGTTCGACATGTTCGGGTTGTTTGCATCCTTGAGCATCATTCTTTTGTTGATTTGTTGTGTGCCAAGACAGCAGAAAATTGTGACGGGAATCCTAAAATGGATTCTATGGCTGGCGGTGTTCTCGACGGCATTAGCATTCTCGATCGCCATTGTGCGAATGTTTTCCTATCAGCTCTCCACTGTCATCCTTCTCATGAGTTGGTTCGGAATCCTCAGTCTCTTCATGGTTTGGGTGTGCTTTAGAGCGATCAGGTGCTTGTTGCGCAAAGGTGGCTGCTGGAAGAAGAAAGATGAAGAAGGAGAAAGCCAGGGAGGCCCCAGAAGGGCCGTTGCCATCCGCACGAAGATTGTGGTGGGCGTGTTGATAATAATTCTTTCAGGagtattttcttttgtaaattatttagtgtttatttatatagtaaataggtcaataatagaataa
- the LOC135596895 gene encoding adenine phosphoribosyltransferase 4-like isoform X1, translated as MACGEDKEQKQDPRIEGIAASIRVVPDFPKKGIMFQDITTLLLDPKTFKNTVDLFVERYLGKDISVVAGIEARGFIFGPPIALAIGAKFIPLRKPRKLPGEVISEKYVLEYGTDCLEMHVGAVQPGDHALVVDDLIATGGTLCAAMNLLERAGAEVVECACVIELPELKGREKLNGKPLYILVESR; from the exons ATGGCGTGCGGCGAGGATAAGGAGCAGAAGCAGGATCCTCGCATTGAAGGAATAGCCGCTTCCATCCGCGTCGTCCCCGACTTCCCCAAGAAAG GAATCATGTTCCAAGACATCACTACCCTGTTGCTCGACCCGAAAACGTTCAAGAACACGGTGGACTTGTTTGTGGAGCGGTACCTGGGCAAAGACATCTCCGTCGTCGCCG GAATCGAGGCTAGAGGCTTCATATTTGGTCCCCCAATTGCTTTAGCAATTGGTGCTAAATTTATTCCCTTGAGGAAGCCACGAAAGTTGCCAG GTGAAGTCATTTCAGAAAAGTATGTTCTGGAATATGGAACCGATTGTCTTGAAATGCATGTCGGAGCAGTTCAACCTGGTGACCATGCTTTGGTTGTTGATGATCTGATAGCGACTGGGGGAACACTTTGTGCTGCCATGAACTTACTTG AGCGTGCTGGTGCCGAGGTGGTTGAATGTGCATGTGTTATTGAACTTCCAGAACTCAAG GGTCGCGAAAAGCTAAATGGTAAGCCATTATACATACTGGTGGAGTCCCGTTGA